One genomic window of Arachis stenosperma cultivar V10309 chromosome 10, arast.V10309.gnm1.PFL2, whole genome shotgun sequence includes the following:
- the LOC130955620 gene encoding glycolate oxidase-like isoform X1, with protein sequence MSLSPLVSIVNTGRMKKQITNVNEYEGIAREKLPKMVYDYYASGAEDQWTLKENRNAFSRILLRPHILVDVSNVDMTTSILGFKISMPIMIAPTGMQKMAHPQGELATARAASEADTIMTLSTVSTCSIEEVASTGPGIRFFQLYVYKDRNIAAQLVKRAEKAGFKGIVLTVDRPFLGRKEDDIKNRFRLPPHLTLKNFEKNDGIGGSIQISHARGQIDPSLNWKDVKWLQTITSLPILVKGVLTAVDARLAIENGAAGIIVSNHGARQLDYVPATIMVLEEIVEAVEGRVPVLVDGGIRRGTDVFKALALGACGVFIGRAVVFSLAVDGEAGVRKVLKMLRDELEMTMALSGCPSLKDITRDRIKFACSL encoded by the exons ATGTCCCTTTCCCCTTT GGTTAGTATTGTTAATACAGGGAGAATGAAGAAGCAGATAACTAATGTGAACGAGTATGAGGGTATTGCAAGGGAAAAACTGCCAAAGATGGTTTATGATTACTATGCATCCGGGGCAGAGGATCAGTGGACTTTGAAAGAGAACCGAAATGCATTCTCAAGGATTCT gtTGAGACCACACATTCTTGTAGATGTAAGCAATGTAGACATGACAACAAGCATATTGGGGTTCAAGATTTCAATGCCTATCATGATTGCACCCACAGGCATGCAAAAGATGGCACACCCTCAAG GAGAATTAGCAACAGCTAGAGCTGCATCAGAAGCTGACACTATTATG ACACTATCAACAGTGAGTACTTGTAGTATTGAGGAGGTTGCTTCAACAGGACCTGGCATTCGTTTTTTCCAACTATAT GTATATAAAGACAGGAATATAGCTGCACAGCTTGTGAAGCGAGCAGAAAAGGCTGGTTTTAAGGGGATTGTACTCACTGTGGACCGTCCATTTCTTGGTCGTAAAGAGGATGATATCAAGAACAG ATTTAGATTGCCGCCACATTTGACACTAAAGAATTTTGAGAAGAATGATGGG ATTGGTGGCTCTATTCAAATTTCTCATGCTCGTGGCCAAATCGACCCGTCTCTTAACTGGAAG GATGTGAAATGGCTTCAAACGATTACTTCATTGCCAATTCTGGTGAAGGGTGTACTTACTGCTGTAGATG CAAGGTTAGCTATAGAAAATGGAGCTGCAGGAATCATTGTTTCCAATCATGGAGCTCGGCAACTTGATTATGTACCCGCAACAATTATGGTTTTGGAAGAG ATAGTGGAAGCTGTAGAAGGAAGAGTTCCTGTTTTGGTGGACGGTGGAATCCGGCGAGGGACAGATGTGTTTAAAGCATTGGCTCTTGGAGCATGTGGTGTATTT ATTGGAAGAGCAGTGGTGTTCTCATTAGCTGTGGATGGTGAGGCTGGTGTGAGGAAAGTGCTGAAGATGCTTAGAGATGAGCTTGAAATGACAATGGCACTCTCTGGTTGCCCTTCACTCAAA
- the LOC130957917 gene encoding uncharacterized protein LOC130957917 produces MAKPYLEEDYNYDCMKHYKPKPRHYAQKQQHRKAKNLNLSFFASIFSLFIYISIFYIFNLSPYDLLNNNIFWFFMSNTLILIIAADYGAFSSSKKKQDHQIYEEYVKHSQQQEARSYEADKQCINISPKETVDDEKKNKKEIIINHHHDDNEITQERVLEIVAYNEPKKKKPSEEGSNNKNEKNTKPLFPLHGDEEDEKEVGIGRSYYKRSKSERGHRTKRVVIDESKNSSVRIRRSGSEGAKVEEEEEDKENDEFSKMSNEDLNRRVEEFIQKFNKQIRLQAAARNNT; encoded by the coding sequence ATGGCCAAACCATATCTTGAGGAAGATTATAATTATGATTGCATGAAACATTACAAACCAAAACCTCGTCACTATgcccaaaaacaacaacataggaAAGCAAAGAATTTGAATTTATCTTTCTTTGCTTCTATATTTTCCCTTTTCATATACATATCCATCTTTTATATCTTCAACCTTTCTCCCTATGATCTATTGAACAACAATATCTTTTGGTTCTTCATGTCAAACACCTTAATCCTCATCATAGCTGCTGACTATGGAGCATTCTCTTCATCAAAAAAGAAGCAAGATCATCAAATTTATGAAGAATATGTAAAACATAGCCAGCAGCAAGAAGCAAGAAGCTATGAAGCTGATAAACAATGTATTAATATTAGTCCCAAAGAAACTGTGGATGacgagaagaagaacaagaaggaaattatcattaatcatcatcatGATGATAATGAGATTACACAAGAACGTGTGTTGGAAATTGTAGCATACAATGaaccaaagaagaagaagcctaGTGAAGAAGGCTCCAATAACAAGAATGAGAAAAACACTAAGCCTCTATTTCCATTGCATGGTGATGAAGAAGATGAGAAAGAAGTTGGTATTGGAAGGAGTTACTATAAGAGAAGTAAATCGGAGAGAGGTCATAGAACTAAGCGTGTTGTGATTGATGAGAGTAAGAACAGCAGTGTGAGGATTAGGAGGTCAGGGAGTGAAGGAGCAaaagttgaagaagaagaagaagacaaagAAAATGATGAGTTTTCTAAAATGTCAAATGAGGATCTTAATAGGAGGGTTGAAGAGTTTATTCAGAAATTCAATAAACAAATTAGACTTCAGGCAGCAGCTAGAAATAATACATAA
- the LOC130955620 gene encoding glycolate oxidase-like isoform X2 produces MKKQITNVNEYEGIAREKLPKMVYDYYASGAEDQWTLKENRNAFSRILLRPHILVDVSNVDMTTSILGFKISMPIMIAPTGMQKMAHPQGELATARAASEADTIMTLSTVSTCSIEEVASTGPGIRFFQLYVYKDRNIAAQLVKRAEKAGFKGIVLTVDRPFLGRKEDDIKNRFRLPPHLTLKNFEKNDGIGGSIQISHARGQIDPSLNWKDVKWLQTITSLPILVKGVLTAVDARLAIENGAAGIIVSNHGARQLDYVPATIMVLEEIVEAVEGRVPVLVDGGIRRGTDVFKALALGACGVFIGRAVVFSLAVDGEAGVRKVLKMLRDELEMTMALSGCPSLKDITRDRIKFACSL; encoded by the exons ATGAAGAAGCAGATAACTAATGTGAACGAGTATGAGGGTATTGCAAGGGAAAAACTGCCAAAGATGGTTTATGATTACTATGCATCCGGGGCAGAGGATCAGTGGACTTTGAAAGAGAACCGAAATGCATTCTCAAGGATTCT gtTGAGACCACACATTCTTGTAGATGTAAGCAATGTAGACATGACAACAAGCATATTGGGGTTCAAGATTTCAATGCCTATCATGATTGCACCCACAGGCATGCAAAAGATGGCACACCCTCAAG GAGAATTAGCAACAGCTAGAGCTGCATCAGAAGCTGACACTATTATG ACACTATCAACAGTGAGTACTTGTAGTATTGAGGAGGTTGCTTCAACAGGACCTGGCATTCGTTTTTTCCAACTATAT GTATATAAAGACAGGAATATAGCTGCACAGCTTGTGAAGCGAGCAGAAAAGGCTGGTTTTAAGGGGATTGTACTCACTGTGGACCGTCCATTTCTTGGTCGTAAAGAGGATGATATCAAGAACAG ATTTAGATTGCCGCCACATTTGACACTAAAGAATTTTGAGAAGAATGATGGG ATTGGTGGCTCTATTCAAATTTCTCATGCTCGTGGCCAAATCGACCCGTCTCTTAACTGGAAG GATGTGAAATGGCTTCAAACGATTACTTCATTGCCAATTCTGGTGAAGGGTGTACTTACTGCTGTAGATG CAAGGTTAGCTATAGAAAATGGAGCTGCAGGAATCATTGTTTCCAATCATGGAGCTCGGCAACTTGATTATGTACCCGCAACAATTATGGTTTTGGAAGAG ATAGTGGAAGCTGTAGAAGGAAGAGTTCCTGTTTTGGTGGACGGTGGAATCCGGCGAGGGACAGATGTGTTTAAAGCATTGGCTCTTGGAGCATGTGGTGTATTT ATTGGAAGAGCAGTGGTGTTCTCATTAGCTGTGGATGGTGAGGCTGGTGTGAGGAAAGTGCTGAAGATGCTTAGAGATGAGCTTGAAATGACAATGGCACTCTCTGGTTGCCCTTCACTCAAA
- the LOC130956048 gene encoding protease Do-like 5, chloroplastic isoform X2 produces the protein MAVFCIQSNLSGLTNPIPSRRTSRRGALAFVSSIVVSSWPGLANLNSTPPALAHNLLQDEFQQQEHLLVHLFEETSPSVVFIKDIELRMLDEDENADAKVQGTGSGFIWDQFGHVVTNYHVVAKLATDTSGLQRCKVFLVDAKGNSFYSEGKIIGFDPAYDLAVLKIDVDGHEIRPVVLGQSNKLHVGQSCFAIGNPYGYENTLTTGVVSGLGREIPSPNGGAIKGAIQTDADINAGNSGGPLIDSYGHVIGVNTATFTRKGSGMSSGVNFAIPIDTVLRTVPYLIVYGTPYSNRF, from the exons ATGGCAGTGTTTTGTATCCAAAGCAACTTGTCTGGGTTGACAAACCCAATTCCCTCAAGAAGAACGAGTAGGCGAGGAGCCTTAGCTTTTGTCTCCTCCATTGTTGTTTCTTCTTGGCCTGGCCTTGCTAATCTCAATTCTACACCACCTGCACTTGCTCACAACCTGCTACAAGATGAGTTTCAGCAACAAGAACACCTTCTTGTGCACCTTTTTGAG GAAACATCACCATCTGTTGTTTTCATTAAAGACATTGAATTGAGGATGCTAGATGAGGATGAGAATGCAGATGCAAAAGTCCAAGGCACTGGTTCTGGCTTCATTTGGGATCAATTTGGTCACGTA GTTACTAATTACCATGTTGTTGCCAAACTTGCTACTGATACAAGTGGTTTACAACGTTGTAAG GTTTTCTTAGTTGATGCCAAAGGGAATAGCTTCTATAGTGAAGGCAAGATAATTGGGTTTGATCCAGCCTATGATCTTGCTGTTCTCAAG ATTGATGTTGATGGGCACGAAATCAGGCCTGTGGTTCTTGGTCAATCTAACAAGTTACATGTAGGTCAAAGTTGTTTCGCAATTGGGAATCCTTATGGATATGAAAATACTCTCACAACAGGG GTGGTGAGTGGTTTAGGGCGTGAGATACCTTCACCAAATGGAGGGGCCATTAAAGGAGCTATTCAAACTGATGCAGATATTAATGCAG GAAACTCAGGGGGACCATTGATTGACTCATACGGCCATGTTATTGGCGTAAACACAGCAACCTTCACCAGAAAAG GGAGCGGAATGTCATCAGGTGTTAACTTTGCAATTCCCATCGACACTGTTCTCAGGACTGTACCATATCTTATTGTTTATGGAACACCTTACAGTAATAGGTTTTGA
- the LOC130956048 gene encoding protease Do-like 5, chloroplastic isoform X1, with the protein MAVFCIQSNLSGLTNPIPSRRTSRRGALAFVSSIVVSSWPGLANLNSTPPALAHNLLQDEFQQQEHLLVHLFEETSPSVVFIKDIELRMLDEDENADAKVQGTGSGFIWDQFGHVVTNYHVVAKLATDTSGLQRCKVFLVDAKGNSFYSEGKIIGFDPAYDLAVLKIDVDGHEIRPVVLGQSNKLHVGQSCFAIGNPYGYENTLTTGVVSGLGREIPSPNGGAIKGAIQTDADINAGNSGGPLIDSYGHVIGVNTATFTRKAISGSGMSSGVNFAIPIDTVLRTVPYLIVYGTPYSNRF; encoded by the exons ATGGCAGTGTTTTGTATCCAAAGCAACTTGTCTGGGTTGACAAACCCAATTCCCTCAAGAAGAACGAGTAGGCGAGGAGCCTTAGCTTTTGTCTCCTCCATTGTTGTTTCTTCTTGGCCTGGCCTTGCTAATCTCAATTCTACACCACCTGCACTTGCTCACAACCTGCTACAAGATGAGTTTCAGCAACAAGAACACCTTCTTGTGCACCTTTTTGAG GAAACATCACCATCTGTTGTTTTCATTAAAGACATTGAATTGAGGATGCTAGATGAGGATGAGAATGCAGATGCAAAAGTCCAAGGCACTGGTTCTGGCTTCATTTGGGATCAATTTGGTCACGTA GTTACTAATTACCATGTTGTTGCCAAACTTGCTACTGATACAAGTGGTTTACAACGTTGTAAG GTTTTCTTAGTTGATGCCAAAGGGAATAGCTTCTATAGTGAAGGCAAGATAATTGGGTTTGATCCAGCCTATGATCTTGCTGTTCTCAAG ATTGATGTTGATGGGCACGAAATCAGGCCTGTGGTTCTTGGTCAATCTAACAAGTTACATGTAGGTCAAAGTTGTTTCGCAATTGGGAATCCTTATGGATATGAAAATACTCTCACAACAGGG GTGGTGAGTGGTTTAGGGCGTGAGATACCTTCACCAAATGGAGGGGCCATTAAAGGAGCTATTCAAACTGATGCAGATATTAATGCAG GAAACTCAGGGGGACCATTGATTGACTCATACGGCCATGTTATTGGCGTAAACACAGCAACCTTCACCAGAAAAG CAATTTCAGGGAGCGGAATGTCATCAGGTGTTAACTTTGCAATTCCCATCGACACTGTTCTCAGGACTGTACCATATCTTATTGTTTATGGAACACCTTACAGTAATAGGTTTTGA
- the LOC130956048 gene encoding protease Do-like 5, chloroplastic isoform X3 — protein MAVFCIQSNLSGLTNPIPSRRTSRRGALAFVSSIVVSSWPGLANLNSTPPALAHNLLQDEFQQQEHLLVHLFEETSPSVVFIKDIELRMLDEDENADAKVQGTGSGFIWDQFGHVVTNYHVVAKLATDTSGLQRCKVFLVDAKGNSFYSEGKIIGFDPAYDLAVLKIDVDGHEIRPVVLGQSNKLHVGQSCFAIGNPYGYENTLTTGVVSGLGREIPSPNGGAIKGAIQTDADINAGNSGGPLIDSYGHVIGVNTATFTRKGVLSAHESIARLMPLPSEVFGLHLF, from the exons ATGGCAGTGTTTTGTATCCAAAGCAACTTGTCTGGGTTGACAAACCCAATTCCCTCAAGAAGAACGAGTAGGCGAGGAGCCTTAGCTTTTGTCTCCTCCATTGTTGTTTCTTCTTGGCCTGGCCTTGCTAATCTCAATTCTACACCACCTGCACTTGCTCACAACCTGCTACAAGATGAGTTTCAGCAACAAGAACACCTTCTTGTGCACCTTTTTGAG GAAACATCACCATCTGTTGTTTTCATTAAAGACATTGAATTGAGGATGCTAGATGAGGATGAGAATGCAGATGCAAAAGTCCAAGGCACTGGTTCTGGCTTCATTTGGGATCAATTTGGTCACGTA GTTACTAATTACCATGTTGTTGCCAAACTTGCTACTGATACAAGTGGTTTACAACGTTGTAAG GTTTTCTTAGTTGATGCCAAAGGGAATAGCTTCTATAGTGAAGGCAAGATAATTGGGTTTGATCCAGCCTATGATCTTGCTGTTCTCAAG ATTGATGTTGATGGGCACGAAATCAGGCCTGTGGTTCTTGGTCAATCTAACAAGTTACATGTAGGTCAAAGTTGTTTCGCAATTGGGAATCCTTATGGATATGAAAATACTCTCACAACAGGG GTGGTGAGTGGTTTAGGGCGTGAGATACCTTCACCAAATGGAGGGGCCATTAAAGGAGCTATTCAAACTGATGCAGATATTAATGCAG GAAACTCAGGGGGACCATTGATTGACTCATACGGCCATGTTATTGGCGTAAACACAGCAACCTTCACCAGAAAAG GTGTTCTATCTGCACATGAAAGCATTGCACGCTTAATGCCCTTGCCCTCTGAAGTATTTGGACTCCATTTGTTCTAA
- the LOC130956048 gene encoding protease Do-like 5, chloroplastic isoform X4 — protein MSFSNKNTFLCTFLRLSQETSPSVVFIKDIELRMLDEDENADAKVQGTGSGFIWDQFGHVVTNYHVVAKLATDTSGLQRCKVFLVDAKGNSFYSEGKIIGFDPAYDLAVLKIDVDGHEIRPVVLGQSNKLHVGQSCFAIGNPYGYENTLTTGVVSGLGREIPSPNGGAIKGAIQTDADINAGNSGGPLIDSYGHVIGVNTATFTRKAISGSGMSSGVNFAIPIDTVLRTVPYLIVYGTPYSNRF, from the exons ATGAGTTTCAGCAACAAGAACACCTTCTTGTGCACCTTTTTGAG ATTATCACAGGAAACATCACCATCTGTTGTTTTCATTAAAGACATTGAATTGAGGATGCTAGATGAGGATGAGAATGCAGATGCAAAAGTCCAAGGCACTGGTTCTGGCTTCATTTGGGATCAATTTGGTCACGTA GTTACTAATTACCATGTTGTTGCCAAACTTGCTACTGATACAAGTGGTTTACAACGTTGTAAG GTTTTCTTAGTTGATGCCAAAGGGAATAGCTTCTATAGTGAAGGCAAGATAATTGGGTTTGATCCAGCCTATGATCTTGCTGTTCTCAAG ATTGATGTTGATGGGCACGAAATCAGGCCTGTGGTTCTTGGTCAATCTAACAAGTTACATGTAGGTCAAAGTTGTTTCGCAATTGGGAATCCTTATGGATATGAAAATACTCTCACAACAGGG GTGGTGAGTGGTTTAGGGCGTGAGATACCTTCACCAAATGGAGGGGCCATTAAAGGAGCTATTCAAACTGATGCAGATATTAATGCAG GAAACTCAGGGGGACCATTGATTGACTCATACGGCCATGTTATTGGCGTAAACACAGCAACCTTCACCAGAAAAG CAATTTCAGGGAGCGGAATGTCATCAGGTGTTAACTTTGCAATTCCCATCGACACTGTTCTCAGGACTGTACCATATCTTATTGTTTATGGAACACCTTACAGTAATAGGTTTTGA
- the LOC130956049 gene encoding uncharacterized protein LOC130956049: MEEEAVGEGSEAVRRARKLLFRRMLVGIKDGRFFLGGFYCIDKQGNIILQDAVEYRTTRRSSPSPLEQRCLGLILIPASCRATCHVDCSIDEQLSLLSLT, encoded by the coding sequence ATGGAAGAAGAAGCAGTTGGAGAAGGGTCGGAGGCGGTTCGGCGGGCGAGGAAGCTGCTGTTTCGGCGAATGCTGGTGGGGATTAAGGATGGAAGATTCTTTTTGGGTGGATTCTACTGCATCGACAAACAAGGCAACATCATTCTCCAGGATGCCGTCGAGTATCGCACCACTCGCCGATCCTCTCCCTCTCCCCTCGAACAGAGGTGCCTTGGCCTCATTCTCATTCCTGCTTCCTGTCGCGCCACGTGTCATGTTGATTGCTCTATCGACGAACAGTTGTCCCTTCTATCTCTTACTTAG
- the LOC130955341 gene encoding receptor like protein 29-like translates to MAMAMEEEELLGLFEVMEALLDDPEWSQAHPQPCTETPWPGVECEVSTDDPQNPIFHITKIHIGPDIVSPPCKSSAYISKSLIKLSYLKTLSIFNCFVDSPVTLPSTLFGSFSSLEHLALQSNPTLNGELPSSLAEVSSLRVLSLSQNSFHGKIPRKIGSLPCLEQLDLSYNNFSGQIPLEIGGLKSLTILDISFNGIEGNLPHSLGQLKQLQKMDLSSNRLDDRIPFDLGMLKRLVLLDLSHNFIVGPIPQSLSGLENLEYLIMDDNPIKARIPFFIGSLLKLKSVSFSRCGLVGPIPNSFSALKNLSALSLDNNSLTGQVPSNLGLLPNLDQLNISNNMLYGVLELNGDFIAKLGERLDVRGNNELCISDLQNKNNLSSYLEIPSCMSMRTINGTSIAQGPLEDPAGIKPSWYQSSINSSSSWLDQQLILFTLALNFILTSFNLFSSH, encoded by the coding sequence ATGGCAATGGCAATGGAAGAGGAAGAGTTGTTGGGGTTGTTTGAAGTGATGGAAGCTCTTCTTGATGATCCTGAATGGTCACAAGCACATCCCCAACCATGCACTGAAACTCCATGGCCTGGTGTTGAGTGTGAAGTTAGCACTGATGACCCTCAGAATCCAATATTTCATATCACAAAGATCCACATTGGTCCTGATATAGTTTCACCACCTTGCAAATCTTCTGCATACATATCCAAATCCTTGATCAAGCTGAGTTACTTGAAAACTCTTTCAATCTTCAACTGTTTTGTTGATTCACCTGTGACTCTACCATCAACACTGTTTGGTTCTTTCTCTTCCTTGGAACACCTTGCCTTGCAGTCTAATCCAACCCTCAACGGAGAACTACCTTCAAGTTTGGCTGAAGTGTCTTCTCTTAGGGTCCTAAGCTTGTCCCAGAACAGCTTTCATGGAAAGATTCCAAGAAAGATTGGCTCTTTGCCTTGTCTAGAGCAACTTGACCTCAGTTACAATAACTTCAGTGGTCAAATCCCATTGGAAATAGGAGGGTTGAAGAGTCTGACCATTTTGGACATTAGTTTCAATGGAATTGAAGGCAATCTTCCTCATTCCCTTGGACAACTTAAACAACTTCAGAAGATGGATTTGAGCTCAAATAGGCTTGATGATAGAATACCCTTTGATTTGGGAATGCTCAAGAGGTTAGTGCTGCTTGATCTGAGTCATAATTTCATTGTTGGTCCTATTCCTCAAAGCTTGTCAGGTTTGGAGAATTTAGAGTATTTAATAATGGATGACAACCCCATCAAAGCAAGGATACCATTCTTCATAGGAAGCCTTTTGAAGCTCAAATCAGTGAGTTTCTCAAGGTGTGGCTTGGTTGGTCCCATACCCAATTCTTTCTCTGCATTGAAGAACCTTTCAGCTCTATCCTTAGATAACAATAGCCTAACGGGACAAGTTCCATCAAATTTAGGCTTGCTTCCTAACTTGGATCAACTGAATATCAGCAACAACATGCTGTATGGTGTTCTAGAGCTGAATGGTGACTTCATTGCAAAGCTTGGGGAAAGGTTGGATGTGAGAGGGAACAATGAACTATGTATCAGTGATCTGCAAAACAAGAATAACCTCTCTTCATACTTGGAAATCCCCTCTTGTATGAGCATGAGAACAATAAATGGCACATCCATTGCTCAAGGGCCACTAGAAGATCCAGCAGGAATCAAGCCATCTTGGTATCAAAGCAGCATAAATTCAAGCTCATCATGGTTGGATCAACAACTTATCTTGTTTACCTTAGCTTTAAATTTTATCCTCACctcttttaatttgttttcgTCACATTGa